The genomic region CGGCCGGGTTGGCGATGGCGATCCGCTTCACGCCGGGATCCGCGAGCGCCGCGAGCCCCTGGTGCTCGAGGTCGAGCTTCGAGCCCAGCGGGAGCCACGCCACCAGCTTGCCGAAGGCGTAGACCCGCTCGTCGGCCGCGGCCCCCAGCCCGGCGGCGACCACCTTGGCCGGGTACTCGCGGTCGGCCGAGAGGAAGAGGTCGAAGGGAGCGCCGCTCTGGATCTGGGCGAAGAAGTTGCCCGAGGCCCCGAAGGTGAGCGCGACCTCGACGCCGGGCTGCTCCGCCGCGAAGGCCTGCTTCAGCTCCCTCGCGACGTCGTTGAGGTTGGCGGCGGCGGCGACCGCCACGGTCTTCCGCGGGCCCGCGGCGAGCGCCGGAGTCGAGACGAGGAGCGCGGCCAGGGCGAGAGTTCGAAACATCAATAACCTTCGATGAGAACTTTTGAGTAACATCTTGACTCATTAGTCTCACATCCGTAGCCTGCGGAGCAACAGTGTCCGTTTTAACGGACATCCATCCACTACACCAGGAGAAAACGACATGCCCCGCCGCTTCGCCCTCCCAGCCCTCCCAGCCCTCCTCGCGCTCCTCGCCGCGCCTGCCGCGCGCGCCCAGGCCACCGCCCCCGCGGCCGAGCCGGCGCCGAAGCCGGCACCGCTCGTCACCGTCACGCCCTACGGCTTCGTGCACATCGCCGCCTACGACAACCTCGGCCCGTTCGGCGCCCGCGACTACGTGGGCCAGGCGCTCTCGACGGGCGACGGCGGCTCGGTGCTCTTCTCCGCCCGCGCCTCCCGCCTCGGCTTCAGGCTGGCGCTGCCCGAGCCGGT from Anaeromyxobacter paludicola harbors:
- the modA gene encoding molybdate ABC transporter substrate-binding protein: MFRTLALAALLVSTPALAAGPRKTVAVAAAANLNDVARELKQAFAAEQPGVEVALTFGASGNFFAQIQSGAPFDLFLSADREYPAKVVAAGLGAAADERVYAFGKLVAWLPLGSKLDLEHQGLAALADPGVKRIAIANPAVAPFGRATEAAFKAAGVYEAVKGKLVLGASVGQTAQFASAGAVDVAFLPYSLTFGKELAHGRVTPVPEKLYPRIEQSGVVLATAREPAAARAFLAFVTGEKGRAILARYGYGLP